In Ilumatobacter fluminis, the following proteins share a genomic window:
- a CDS encoding CPBP family glutamic-type intramembrane protease, translating into MSSLPPPTTAPAGWYPDPYTGGFRYFDGRAWVGAPVPVVPGVAPTMPPLQQREPHPTLPLRAAIGALVVLTASLVAGKVVLDLVVDEDWPLAVYIALAAVVSYGPSLWWAWRVRRRDGDGSWRALGWRPRWSDLGWGPLTWLTAVLCQAMMAAVILALDIPFTSNIEDGELTGDDRTYVVALLVAAVVAAPLVEELIFRGIVLRGFIGRMPLAVALVLQGVLFGAAHVDPSRGIGNVGLVMVLSTVGVVLGGSAYLFRRLGPPMLAHAILNGVALTLVLSGWLDDVESPFEFVLLLANAG; encoded by the coding sequence GTGAGTTCCCTACCCCCTCCCACCACGGCCCCCGCCGGCTGGTACCCCGACCCGTACACGGGTGGGTTCCGCTACTTCGACGGTCGTGCCTGGGTGGGTGCCCCCGTCCCGGTGGTGCCGGGGGTGGCGCCGACGATGCCGCCGTTGCAGCAGCGCGAGCCGCATCCGACGCTGCCGCTCCGCGCCGCGATCGGCGCCCTGGTGGTGCTGACGGCGTCGCTCGTCGCCGGCAAGGTGGTGCTCGACCTCGTGGTCGACGAGGACTGGCCGCTCGCGGTGTACATCGCCCTCGCCGCTGTCGTGTCGTACGGCCCGTCGCTGTGGTGGGCGTGGCGGGTCCGCCGCCGAGACGGCGACGGATCGTGGCGGGCGCTCGGCTGGCGCCCGCGGTGGAGCGATCTCGGATGGGGACCGCTCACGTGGCTCACCGCGGTGCTGTGTCAGGCGATGATGGCCGCCGTCATCCTGGCGCTCGACATCCCGTTCACGTCCAACATCGAAGACGGCGAGCTGACCGGCGACGACCGCACCTACGTGGTGGCACTCCTGGTCGCCGCCGTCGTCGCCGCACCGCTCGTCGAGGAGCTGATCTTCCGCGGCATCGTGTTGCGCGGCTTCATCGGCCGGATGCCGCTCGCCGTCGCGCTGGTGCTGCAGGGCGTCCTGTTCGGCGCCGCCCACGTCGACCCGTCACGCGGGATCGGCAACGTCGGCCTCGTGATGGTGCTCTCGACCGTGGGCGTGGTGCTCGGCGGTTCGGCGTATCTGTTCCGACGCCTCGGACCGCCGATGCTCGCACACGCGATCCTCAACGGCGTCGCGTTGACGCTGGTGCTCTCGGGCTGGCTCGACGACGTCGAGAGCCCGTTCGAGTTCGTGCTGTTGCTCGCTAACGCGGGTTGA
- a CDS encoding NAD(P)/FAD-dependent oxidoreductase has protein sequence MPSPSRRSVWVDTLPDHERFAGGASMPPGDADVVIVGAGYTGLWTAWYLHERRPDLRVVVLEAEHVGFGASGRNGGWSSAILPMSLDAVAHRHGAAAAHRMQDAMHRTVDEIERFAVQHAADGVFHRGGTLDVARSAPQEERLREHLGEMHRHGFSDDDYRWLGRADTEARVRMTDAIGAVWTPHCGTVHPLRLVHALARTVASAGVGIVEGVRVESIEPGRVTTSHGTISADTVVRATEGYTSRLPGYRRDLLPIYSLMIATEPLPDAVWAEIGLAERPTFADGRHLIIYGQRTADGRFAFGGRGAPYHFGSRISPEFDHDDRIAELLSTSLRRLFPAISDAAITHHWGGVLAAPRDWHCAVRYDARTGMASAGGYAGDGVSTTNLAGRTLAALIGGEHGDGDDELVRLPWVGHRSRRWEPEPLRWLGVNAGRTAARRADESEAAHGRESRVWGRAMSLILGR, from the coding sequence GTGCCGTCACCGTCGCGCCGATCCGTTTGGGTCGACACCCTCCCCGACCACGAGCGATTCGCCGGCGGCGCGTCGATGCCGCCCGGCGACGCCGACGTCGTGATCGTCGGCGCCGGCTACACCGGACTCTGGACCGCCTGGTACCTGCACGAACGTCGGCCCGATCTCCGGGTCGTCGTGCTGGAGGCCGAGCACGTCGGGTTCGGCGCATCGGGCCGCAACGGTGGTTGGTCGTCGGCGATCCTGCCGATGAGTCTCGATGCGGTCGCCCACCGCCACGGCGCTGCTGCGGCACACCGGATGCAGGATGCGATGCACCGCACGGTCGACGAGATCGAACGGTTCGCCGTGCAACACGCCGCGGACGGGGTGTTCCATCGCGGCGGAACGCTCGACGTCGCCCGCTCGGCGCCGCAGGAGGAACGGCTGCGCGAACACCTCGGCGAGATGCACCGCCACGGATTCTCCGATGACGACTACCGCTGGCTCGGCCGGGCCGACACCGAAGCGAGGGTCCGCATGACCGACGCGATCGGTGCCGTGTGGACCCCGCACTGCGGCACCGTGCACCCGCTCCGGCTCGTCCACGCGCTGGCACGCACCGTTGCGAGCGCAGGGGTCGGCATCGTCGAAGGCGTCCGCGTCGAGTCGATCGAGCCGGGTCGGGTCACGACCTCGCACGGCACGATCAGCGCCGACACGGTCGTACGGGCGACCGAGGGCTACACGTCACGGTTGCCGGGCTACCGGCGCGATCTCCTGCCGATCTACTCACTGATGATCGCGACCGAACCGCTCCCCGACGCCGTGTGGGCCGAGATCGGCTTGGCCGAGCGGCCGACATTCGCCGACGGCCGCCACCTCATCATCTACGGCCAGCGGACCGCCGACGGGCGGTTCGCGTTCGGTGGCCGTGGCGCTCCGTACCACTTCGGCTCACGGATCTCGCCCGAGTTCGATCACGACGATCGGATCGCCGAGCTGCTGTCGACGTCGCTGCGTCGCCTGTTCCCGGCGATTTCCGATGCTGCGATCACCCACCACTGGGGAGGCGTGCTCGCCGCGCCGCGCGACTGGCACTGCGCCGTCCGCTACGACGCTCGGACCGGGATGGCGTCGGCGGGCGGCTACGCCGGCGACGGGGTCAGCACCACCAACCTGGCCGGCCGCACGCTCGCTGCGCTGATCGGCGGCGAGCACGGCGACGGTGACGACGAGCTGGTCCGTCTGCCGTGGGTCGGACATCGATCGCGCCGGTGGGAGCCCGAGCCGCTGCGATGGTTGGGTGTCAACGCCGGGCGGACGGCGGCACGGCGAGCCGACGAATCGGAGGCCGCACACGGGCGCGAGTCGCGCGTGTGGGGACGGGCGATGTCACTGATCCTCGGCCGGTAG
- a CDS encoding histidine phosphatase family protein — MEIVLVRHGQPEWVRDGRNVVDPPLTRLGLRQADAMARRLADESFDAVFVSPLQRARQTASPLYERLGRDEVIAPWLEEIRDPDWHGEPEEMAQQAYRELGERPVAQRWDGLVGGESIREFTDRIHRGADEFFAACGVRRIDGDHGLPVWSIDEPDQRIVLVAHVGTNSITMGHLLGLTPTPWEWDRFVMGHASVSRIEAMPVHDGYTFCLSSLSSLEHVDPADRTR; from the coding sequence ATGGAGATCGTCCTCGTCCGACACGGCCAACCGGAATGGGTACGCGACGGCCGCAACGTGGTCGACCCGCCGCTCACCCGACTCGGGCTCCGACAGGCCGACGCGATGGCCCGGCGGCTCGCCGACGAATCGTTCGACGCCGTGTTCGTGTCGCCGTTGCAGCGGGCGCGCCAGACCGCCTCGCCGCTCTACGAGCGTCTCGGCCGCGACGAGGTGATCGCCCCCTGGCTGGAGGAGATCCGCGACCCCGACTGGCACGGTGAGCCCGAGGAGATGGCGCAGCAGGCATACCGTGAGCTGGGAGAACGTCCCGTCGCGCAGCGGTGGGACGGCCTGGTCGGCGGCGAGTCGATCCGCGAGTTCACCGACCGCATCCATCGTGGCGCCGACGAGTTCTTCGCAGCCTGTGGGGTTCGGCGGATCGACGGCGATCACGGCCTGCCGGTGTGGTCGATCGACGAACCCGATCAGCGGATCGTCCTCGTCGCCCACGTCGGTACCAACTCGATCACGATGGGACACCTCCTCGGGCTGACCCCGACGCCGTGGGAGTGGGACCGGTTCGTCATGGGACACGCGTCGGTCAGCCGGATCGAGGCGATGCCGGTCCACGACGGCTACACCTTCTGTCTCTCGTCACTGTCGAGCCTCGAACACGTCGACCCGGCCGACCGCACCCGGTAG
- a CDS encoding acyltransferase, translating into MRRPPPPDTLWVRYAGRAKLAVGEVINRAYDVTKEWASIGPGTRRADRFGAFGERSVICFPPTTIMNEHYIRIGDDTVIGPHVALSAGMAPGQTCITDPVVSIGDRCLIGRGSGIVGHLSIEIGDDVFTGHYVYITDQNHGYADRNVPVSLQTMPERPVSIGRGSWIGHGSVVLPGTQIGRNVVIGANSVVRGTIPDYSVAAGVPAKVIKRY; encoded by the coding sequence ATGCGTCGTCCGCCTCCGCCCGACACCCTGTGGGTCCGCTACGCGGGCCGGGCCAAGCTCGCCGTCGGCGAGGTGATCAATCGGGCCTACGACGTCACGAAGGAATGGGCGTCGATCGGTCCCGGCACCCGTCGGGCCGATCGTTTCGGTGCGTTCGGCGAGCGCAGCGTGATCTGCTTCCCGCCGACGACGATCATGAACGAGCACTACATCCGGATCGGCGACGACACGGTGATCGGTCCGCACGTGGCGCTGTCGGCCGGCATGGCGCCGGGGCAGACGTGCATCACCGACCCGGTCGTGTCGATCGGCGACCGGTGCCTGATCGGGCGGGGGAGCGGCATCGTCGGCCATCTGTCGATCGAGATCGGCGACGACGTCTTTACCGGTCACTACGTGTACATCACCGACCAGAACCACGGCTACGCCGACCGCAACGTGCCCGTGTCGTTGCAGACGATGCCGGAACGCCCGGTGTCGATCGGGCGCGGTTCCTGGATCGGGCACGGTTCGGTGGTCTTGCCAGGCACCCAGATCGGGCGCAACGTCGTGATCGGTGCCAACAGTGTCGTGCGCGGCACCATCCCCGACTACTCGGTGGCAGCCGGGGTGCCGGCCAAGGTGATCAAGCGGTACTGA
- a CDS encoding LysR family transcriptional regulator — translation MRLDTESLRTLIAVVDLGSMTRAAEQLEMSQSAVSWKIKRLEEHVGRALLIRDGHDLRPTLDGRELLVDARNIVAVHDRAVARLSTSTLTGRVRFGTNAELTASNVTELLSRFNVNHPGATIEIVSSGSDELARLLDRGKLDVATLLVTASERRSDDRTLWADELIWVSSWAWPFDEVDEVPIVSSVPQHHSYDRPLEALSRAGIDHYTAFSGSSTGAMLEAVSAGLGVAILSESWVDDNIVPWQRGNELAPVERVHQVVRAASGERREVADALVATLVADLDEPTA, via the coding sequence GTGCGGCTCGACACCGAATCCCTCCGAACCCTCATCGCCGTCGTCGATCTGGGCAGCATGACCCGCGCCGCCGAACAGCTGGAGATGAGTCAGTCGGCGGTCAGCTGGAAGATCAAGCGGTTGGAAGAACACGTCGGTCGGGCCTTGCTGATCCGCGACGGACACGATCTGCGCCCCACACTCGACGGTCGAGAGTTGCTGGTCGACGCCCGCAACATCGTCGCCGTCCACGACCGGGCGGTCGCCCGGCTGTCCACGTCGACGCTCACCGGGCGCGTCCGCTTCGGCACCAACGCCGAACTCACCGCGTCGAACGTCACCGAGCTGCTCAGCCGCTTCAACGTCAACCACCCCGGCGCGACGATCGAGATCGTGTCGAGCGGCAGCGACGAACTGGCACGCCTGCTCGACCGCGGCAAGCTCGACGTCGCCACCTTGCTCGTCACCGCCTCCGAACGGCGCTCGGACGACCGCACCCTCTGGGCCGACGAGCTGATCTGGGTGTCGTCGTGGGCGTGGCCGTTCGACGAGGTCGACGAGGTGCCGATCGTGTCGTCGGTGCCCCAGCACCACAGCTACGACCGCCCGCTCGAGGCGCTCAGCCGAGCCGGCATCGATCACTACACGGCCTTCTCCGGATCGTCGACCGGCGCGATGCTCGAAGCGGTGTCGGCCGGGCTCGGCGTCGCGATCCTTTCCGAGTCGTGGGTTGACGACAACATCGTCCCGTGGCAGCGCGGCAACGAGCTCGCGCCCGTCGAACGGGTGCACCAGGTCGTGCGAGCCGCATCGGGGGAGCGACGGGAAGTCGCCGACGCACTCGTGGCGACACTCGTCGCCGATCTCGACGAGCCGACCGCCTAG
- a CDS encoding alpha/beta fold hydrolase: MDSTPVVLVHGWGGSFATTWERSGFTMLLADANRPVIGVDLLGHGDADKPHDPEAYADLSAGVLSAIDEAVGDDGGPVDAVGFSLGAMTLIRAAIRRPERFRRLVLAGVGNNVFVRDDAATAAIVEAIETDSDTADHDTDNRARLFAQYAHQPGNDPVALAAIMKRPPSTPLRPDDLAAITCPTLVAVGDRDFVLPADPLVDALPDARFVSLKRTDHFATPESFDFIDATLEFLDAVPG, encoded by the coding sequence ATGGATTCGACACCGGTCGTACTCGTGCACGGATGGGGCGGATCGTTCGCCACCACCTGGGAACGCTCGGGGTTCACGATGCTGCTGGCCGACGCGAACCGGCCGGTGATCGGCGTCGACCTGCTCGGCCACGGCGACGCCGACAAGCCCCACGACCCGGAGGCCTACGCCGACCTGTCGGCCGGCGTGCTCTCGGCGATCGACGAGGCGGTCGGCGACGACGGCGGACCGGTCGACGCCGTGGGCTTCTCGCTCGGCGCGATGACCCTGATCAGGGCTGCGATCCGTCGCCCCGAGCGCTTCCGTCGGCTCGTGTTGGCCGGCGTCGGCAACAACGTGTTCGTGCGCGACGACGCGGCGACCGCCGCCATCGTCGAGGCGATCGAGACCGACAGCGACACCGCCGACCACGACACCGACAACCGCGCCCGGCTGTTCGCCCAGTACGCGCACCAGCCCGGCAACGACCCGGTGGCGTTGGCGGCGATCATGAAGCGCCCCCCGTCGACACCGCTCCGACCCGACGACCTGGCGGCGATCACCTGCCCGACGCTCGTGGCGGTCGGCGATCGCGACTTCGTCCTGCCGGCCGATCCGCTCGTCGACGCGCTCCCCGACGCCCGATTCGTGTCGCTGAAGCGCACCGACCACTTCGCGACACCGGAGTCGTTCGACTTCATCGACGCGACCTTGGAGTTCCTCGATGCCGTCCCCGGCTGA
- the panC gene encoding pantoate--beta-alanine ligase, with protein MQLLTTPNEMRAWSRARRRDGRRIGVVPTMGALHAGHLELVRAAAERADDVVVTIFVNPLQFNQSADFDSYPRPIDDDVRQCEAAGVAAVYAPTASVMYPDGFQTHVEPGDLADRLEGPMRPGHFRGVTTVVTKLFGAVEPDVAMFGRKDFQQLAIITRMVADLDMGIEIVGVPIVREHDGLALSSRNVRLTDRDRSAALVLSRSLQSGRAAYERGDTDASSLIDLVRSSIEAEPRARLEYVELVDSATLRDVDRADDHSVLLTAAWFGDVRLIDNLPLEAG; from the coding sequence ATGCAGCTCCTGACGACGCCGAACGAGATGCGCGCCTGGTCACGGGCGCGACGCCGTGACGGTCGCCGCATCGGGGTCGTCCCCACGATGGGCGCGCTGCACGCCGGACATCTCGAGTTGGTGCGGGCGGCGGCCGAACGTGCCGACGACGTCGTCGTCACGATCTTCGTCAACCCGCTGCAGTTCAACCAGTCGGCCGACTTCGACTCGTACCCGCGACCGATCGACGACGACGTCCGCCAGTGCGAGGCGGCGGGCGTCGCAGCCGTCTACGCCCCGACGGCATCGGTGATGTACCCGGACGGCTTCCAGACCCATGTCGAACCCGGCGATCTCGCCGATCGGCTCGAGGGTCCGATGCGCCCCGGTCACTTCCGCGGGGTCACGACGGTCGTGACCAAGCTGTTCGGCGCCGTCGAGCCCGACGTCGCGATGTTCGGCCGGAAGGACTTCCAACAGCTCGCGATCATCACCCGGATGGTCGCCGACCTCGACATGGGCATCGAGATCGTCGGCGTGCCGATCGTGCGCGAACACGACGGGCTCGCACTGTCGAGCCGCAACGTCCGACTCACCGATCGCGATCGTTCGGCAGCCCTCGTGTTGTCCCGCTCGTTGCAGAGCGGCCGCGCTGCGTACGAACGCGGCGACACCGACGCCTCGTCGCTCATCGACCTCGTCCGCTCCTCGATCGAGGCGGAGCCCCGGGCTCGGCTCGAGTACGTCGAACTGGTCGACTCGGCGACGCTGCGCGACGTCGACCGGGCCGACGACCACAGCGTGTTGCTGACGGCCGCCTGGTTCGGCGACGTCCGCCTGATCGACAACCTGCCGCTCGAAGCGGGCTAG
- a CDS encoding L-threonylcarbamoyladenylate synthase: protein MPSPADGLITTDLDVALDRLRHGGLVAIPTETVYGLAADAEQPDAVGRIFEVKGRPRDHPLIVHVAGLDAIDGWTSSVPEAARTLGRTCWPGPLTMLLPRGERATDAVTGGRPTVGLRAPAHPLTHELLERFGGGLAAPSANRFGKVSPTSAEHVLHDLAEFLVPGRDAILDGGPSLVGVESTIVDLTVEPPQVLRAGAIDADEIGRLLATAVAEATGPSRASGMLEAHYEPDCLVVLADSVEAAERRVDAARADGLAADLLDRTDDVVLAAQLLYADLRDADRRGLAELVVVLPPATGIGVAIRDRLTKAAAGGARRRPSRDG, encoded by the coding sequence ATGCCGTCCCCGGCTGACGGACTGATCACCACCGACCTCGACGTCGCGCTCGACCGGCTCCGACACGGCGGTCTCGTCGCGATCCCCACCGAGACGGTGTACGGCCTCGCCGCCGACGCCGAGCAGCCCGACGCCGTCGGGCGGATCTTCGAGGTCAAGGGCCGCCCTCGCGACCATCCGCTGATCGTCCACGTGGCGGGTCTCGATGCCATCGACGGCTGGACGAGTTCGGTGCCCGAGGCCGCCCGCACCCTCGGTCGGACGTGCTGGCCCGGCCCGCTGACGATGCTGCTCCCTCGCGGCGAACGGGCCACCGACGCGGTCACGGGCGGCCGACCCACCGTCGGGCTGCGTGCGCCGGCGCACCCACTCACCCACGAGCTCCTGGAGCGCTTCGGCGGCGGGCTCGCGGCACCGTCGGCCAACCGCTTCGGCAAGGTCAGCCCGACCTCGGCCGAACACGTGCTCCACGACCTCGCCGAGTTCCTCGTTCCCGGACGCGACGCGATTCTCGACGGGGGCCCGTCACTCGTCGGCGTCGAGAGCACGATCGTCGATCTCACCGTCGAGCCGCCGCAGGTACTGCGCGCCGGAGCGATCGACGCCGACGAGATCGGTCGACTCCTCGCGACGGCCGTCGCCGAGGCGACCGGACCGAGCCGGGCGAGCGGCATGCTCGAAGCCCACTACGAACCCGACTGCCTGGTGGTGCTCGCCGACTCGGTCGAAGCCGCCGAGCGCCGGGTCGACGCGGCCCGAGCCGACGGGCTCGCCGCCGACCTGCTCGATCGCACCGACGACGTCGTGCTCGCCGCCCAGCTGCTCTACGCCGACCTGCGTGACGCCGACCGGCGCGGCCTCGCCGAGCTCGTCGTCGTCCTGCCCCCGGCGACCGGTATCGGCGTCGCGATCCGCGACCGGCTCACGAAGGCAGCGGCGGGCGGGGCCCGTCGTCGCCCCAGTCGAGACGGTTGA
- a CDS encoding P1 family peptidase produces the protein MSSARDPGSLSDVDGVLVGHHQRTGRGWQTGTTVVHVPAGAVCAVDVRGGGPGTRETDALAPGNLVDRVHAVCLSGGSAYGLSAADGVMAELETRGLGVPVGDDPAHVVPVVPTAVVFDLGRGGRFGARPGPDFGARALRSAKRTSRRGSIGAGTGARAGGLQGGVGMACAIVTVGDVAIRVGALAVVNAAGCAVDPRSGAPWVDHPAVRRPTADDRRAWRAWVHEQTVERQALNTTIGVVATDAALDRAEAGRVAMGAHDGLARAIRPAHALTDGDAVFALATADRSLPTDSDGLVRTATSRVQYLNAIAAASAEVFALACVDAVVSATTLGSAPAYLDLCPGARRP, from the coding sequence GTGAGCAGCGCCCGCGACCCAGGCAGCCTGTCCGACGTCGACGGTGTGCTCGTCGGACACCACCAGCGCACGGGCCGGGGCTGGCAGACGGGCACCACCGTGGTCCACGTCCCGGCGGGCGCCGTGTGCGCGGTCGACGTCCGAGGCGGCGGCCCGGGCACCCGCGAGACCGATGCGCTCGCACCCGGCAACCTGGTCGATCGGGTGCACGCCGTGTGCCTGTCGGGCGGGAGCGCCTACGGCTTGTCCGCCGCGGACGGCGTGATGGCCGAGCTCGAGACCCGCGGACTCGGCGTGCCGGTCGGCGACGACCCGGCCCACGTGGTGCCCGTCGTGCCGACCGCCGTCGTCTTCGACCTCGGCCGGGGCGGCCGGTTCGGCGCGCGGCCGGGACCCGACTTCGGCGCCCGAGCGCTGCGGTCGGCGAAGCGAACCTCGCGTCGCGGATCGATCGGCGCAGGCACCGGCGCACGGGCCGGCGGCCTGCAGGGTGGTGTCGGCATGGCATGCGCGATCGTCACCGTCGGCGACGTCGCGATCAGGGTCGGTGCACTCGCCGTCGTCAACGCGGCCGGCTGCGCCGTCGATCCACGGTCCGGAGCACCGTGGGTCGACCACCCGGCGGTCCGACGGCCGACGGCCGACGATCGCCGCGCGTGGCGGGCCTGGGTGCACGAGCAGACGGTCGAACGTCAGGCCCTCAACACCACCATCGGCGTGGTCGCCACGGACGCGGCACTCGACCGCGCCGAGGCGGGCCGTGTCGCGATGGGGGCACACGACGGGCTGGCACGGGCGATCCGTCCGGCGCACGCACTGACCGACGGCGACGCCGTCTTCGCGCTCGCCACCGCCGACCGGTCGCTGCCGACCGACAGCGACGGTCTCGTCCGCACCGCGACGTCGCGGGTCCAGTACCTGAATGCGATCGCTGCGGCATCGGCGGAAGTGTTCGCCCTGGCCTGCGTCGACGCCGTCGTCAGCGCGACGACACTCGGGTCGGCACCGGCGTACCTCGATCTGTGCCCCGGCGCACGGCGCCCCTAG
- a CDS encoding COX15/CtaA family protein produces MQITPARYRTIAIGALVALSVIIITGASVRLTNSGLGCDDWPNCNSQRLIDVSSKHAAIEQVNRLFTGIVGVAVIAAVLGSLWRVPRRSDLTWLSVWLVVGVVANAVLGGISVMVDLHPIAVQGHMLLSMMLITAGSILVRRSGEPDGVPRRRTVSKPTERLVWLHFVVVTIAIVTGTVVTGAGPHAGDENAERLDIAIPTAARLHAVTVLTAIAIALLIAWRLRTVATDRQALMTPLSRWIGIGLTQAALGYIQYFSDVPELLVGIHVLGATLVMIATTFLVLDTRRAVSPDDETRRADGVPSQPAVV; encoded by the coding sequence ATGCAGATCACTCCCGCTCGGTACCGCACGATCGCGATCGGAGCACTGGTCGCGCTGTCGGTGATCATCATCACCGGTGCCTCGGTGCGGCTGACCAACAGCGGCCTCGGCTGCGACGACTGGCCCAACTGCAACTCGCAGCGCCTGATCGACGTGTCGTCCAAGCACGCAGCGATCGAGCAGGTCAACCGCCTGTTCACCGGCATCGTCGGTGTCGCAGTGATCGCCGCCGTGCTCGGTTCGCTCTGGCGGGTGCCACGTCGCTCCGATCTGACCTGGCTCTCGGTGTGGCTCGTGGTCGGTGTCGTCGCGAACGCCGTCCTCGGCGGCATCTCCGTCATGGTCGATCTGCACCCGATCGCCGTCCAGGGCCACATGCTGCTGTCGATGATGCTGATCACCGCCGGCAGCATCCTCGTCCGTCGTTCCGGTGAGCCCGACGGCGTGCCGCGGCGCCGGACGGTGAGCAAGCCCACCGAGCGTCTCGTGTGGCTCCACTTCGTCGTCGTCACCATCGCGATCGTCACGGGCACCGTCGTCACCGGCGCCGGACCGCACGCCGGGGACGAGAATGCCGAACGGCTCGACATCGCCATCCCGACCGCTGCCCGGCTGCACGCCGTGACGGTGCTCACGGCGATCGCCATCGCGTTGCTGATCGCCTGGCGACTCCGCACGGTCGCCACCGACCGGCAGGCCCTGATGACGCCGCTGTCGCGATGGATCGGGATCGGGCTGACCCAGGCGGCGCTCGGCTACATCCAGTACTTCAGCGACGTGCCCGAGCTGCTCGTGGGTATCCACGTGCTCGGCGCCACCCTCGTCATGATCGCCACCACCTTCCTGGTGCTCGATACCCGCCGAGCGGTCTCGCCCGACGACGAGACCCGACGAGCCGATGGCGTTCCGTCGCAGCCGGCCGTCGTCTGA
- a CDS encoding J domain-containing protein, giving the protein MAFRRSRPSSDPFAELGLGPGATADDVRRARNRLAKRAHPDVGGSADEMQRVNAAADAALQRLGAVTESAPIEPETAGSAPRPPRRPGGRVGRDHPSFTIEALPAEAYEALLIVANVLGVVLDDEPPYRLEAHLTDEPTAWCRLDVVPDGGGSTVSLTVASPDGATVNQVRDRFVVELNRLDWGDDGPRPPLPS; this is encoded by the coding sequence ATGGCGTTCCGTCGCAGCCGGCCGTCGTCTGATCCGTTCGCCGAGCTCGGTCTCGGCCCCGGAGCGACGGCCGACGACGTCCGTCGCGCACGGAACCGGCTCGCCAAGCGGGCCCACCCCGACGTCGGCGGATCCGCCGACGAGATGCAACGGGTCAACGCCGCCGCCGACGCCGCCCTGCAGCGCCTCGGCGCCGTCACCGAGTCCGCGCCGATCGAACCCGAGACAGCCGGCTCGGCACCTCGACCGCCGCGTCGACCCGGGGGGCGCGTCGGGCGTGATCATCCCTCGTTCACGATCGAAGCACTGCCGGCCGAGGCCTACGAGGCCCTGCTGATCGTGGCCAACGTGCTCGGGGTGGTGCTCGACGACGAACCGCCGTACCGGCTCGAGGCCCACCTCACCGACGAGCCGACGGCCTGGTGCCGCCTCGACGTCGTGCCCGACGGTGGCGGCTCGACCGTGAGTCTGACCGTCGCCTCGCCCGACGGCGCGACGGTGAATCAGGTGCGCGACCGGTTCGTGGTGGAGCTCAACCGTCTCGACTGGGGCGACGACGGGCCCCGCCCGCCGCTGCCTTCGTGA